ccccgagatttcggcccggaggtcgcttttggaaccaagtttcagatacctgtcgccaggcagggagggagagaaatgtcggcccctagaccatatgggacagatccctttcatccactcggatcgatttctaatgtgaaacaatttctatatatatacaatagtgttccagttatttcttccatgtggtacgtacaaATGCTCgtatatgacaattgcgcatgtgctctcacaaaaaactcaaattatgatACTGAGTcatttttgaagtcatttttaACCTAAGGTACATGCTGGTGTGCATTGAAACATCTTTCTTGCGGAATCATTGTTTGTACTAAGTTTTTAAGAaaggatttaaaagaaaataaaaaaagaagccTTAGTTTACGCAACCTTGCTGTGAACATAAAACAATGAACAGTGTAGGATTAGAGTCTATCATCCTTCCCCGAGCTGAGGGATGAACGGGAGTATTAATGACAACAGAACACCGTTTTAAACAGGCTCGTAACAAACGGAAAAACATCGCACGACGCACGAAGGTGTGCTAATTATCGATACAACGCTTCTAAGACAAAATTGCTTGAATCAAAACAAGGAGGAGCTTCACCTGGTATGACCTGTTCGTCTAGTCACTTTGGAGGCGAAGAAGTTGGGAACAACCAAAATGGCATCACGTGatcagtgttttgcaaactgcagagccacaaaaatattgtcaCGTGAACAGAATGAACCGCGGACTAAAACCAACGGTTCGTGGAGCGGGCCGAAAAAAAGCCCTTGTCCACGGACATCTGAGATGGATAGTAAATGCGTTTCTCGTCATCCAAATTGTCCGCTAAATCGTGCCGCTTGTACTCATTGACTGTGTTCCGACCGTACTTTGACTTGTCCCTCATTTGCCGTTCCGCCGATTTTAATCTGACTGACCTACAGTCTCTCGAAGGAGCTCTTTGAAAGTAGCCATCAACTGCTGATTGTTGGTTTTAATGAAATCTGAAACATCGTCCTTACTAACAGCCATCACAGGCATCAAACGAAACGAACAAAGTGAAGACCGCGGTTAGTTCAGAGGCCAGGATGACGTTCGCGTACCCATTGCTGTATACCCCTGCACTCCCCTGCACCGCTATGATGCCGCAGGCTGGAACCCAGCCCTTTTTGTAtctcgtgccgacaaaatagttatttcagCCTTATTCGCTTGCTCATTCGTCTGAAATAACATTTCCTTTTGGAGTAGGGGATCATGAGCGGCATCAATAGGCCCACATTAAGTGCGTAATACGTTATTTACATGATGAGATCATTTTaataccaagaccagaatgctttctcattcaaatttgtcttctctcttgggaataaagagacaattggaaaaattagcctGACCATAGTGGTCTTGGTAAGAAAAAGACGCCATCATACAAATGACCTTCACAAGAATTTTGAAACCGTCCTTGAGTCTCAAAATAAGAGAAGAGAAAAACTGCACTATTATTAATACTTTCATTCCCACTTCATGCCGGTGCCTCATTACTGACAAGTTTCATCGTCCCTGGTCAAAGCTCAATTATTGTTCCTAAATTTAACCTGGTTTGCTCCGAGCGTCATTAATTGAGCAAACCAACACATTCTTCATTTGGCAATTTGGCATTTGACTTAACTGATGTCAAGTACCTATTACAGATACACCCGTTGTCACAGGCATTATATAACGCCCAAAAATAACAGGGTTTGATTACATTAAGAAGATGATGAATGTCGTCTAAATCACAAGGAAATTTCACACTAAAATATTCACGACCAGACTGTGAGAGGATAGTCTGTACACCATCACTACGCAATTTCAGTAGTATAAATAAAATATACGGGTTATCCccggtgtaatataatttattcgttgtctttgtttaaagacttttgttagggttagggctcattgttacggatgttttgttttcattgttttacgccagctgtggatattacaccggagatgagccaaATATACGCGGCGCATACCTACAGCTACTCCAATGGCACACTCACTAAGCGCATTCTATTTGCAAGAGCACAACTCAAGCATTACTACAGAGAAATGTGCAGTTCCAAGCCCAGAAGGCAACGCAGAATAAAGCTGAGCTCATCAGCCTTATGAAGGACAATCTCAACATCAAAGAGGAGCTGGTTCAAAGCGGAGCTGGACTCTAAAGCGTCAAACATGACACTTTGGAGGACAATCACTAAGGTCCTCAGCATTTCTTcttcaaacaagcaaaatacCACATTACACATAAAAGAGTAacaagttgtttttttattaagtTGACCAATTTAttgcaaattatgcaaaaaaaaaattctgcttaAATATCTCTTGTAAAAACTTGAGTGAAGAAATTTAAACGGTCATTAAAtttaaatgttcatttttcctTTGTCTCACTTTCAAGTCCCATCAACCCACAATCTGAACTGGCAACTTAAAGCAAAAAATGGGAATTCCATTTTGATCCAGCAATTCGCATTTGACTTGAAGTTTTAGCTGaaagatataataaatatcaaTAGATCAACTACCTACAACACACTAACATTTTTTCGCACCATATAAATAATTTCACTAAGTTAAATTAAACCTTATATTAAAGGCACCATCTTGGCGGTTTTTCTGAATGTGTTGTGATATAATCAATAATTTTTAAACAAGAACTTGCTCTCTTGATCTCTGGAACAAGAAGACATATTTCAAACATGAAAATGCCACAGTCCACAGAGCTGCACAATTGAAATCTTCAATGCTTTATAGGCACCTTAAAGGCACCTTGAAGCCAACGCATCAGCCAACACATTGGATACCAATGACAACATTATTATGACATCAATAAAAAGAgcttaaacaaataaaaagttCTACTGCACAGTTCTTCCTATCATGTCGCAGGGGCAGCATAAAGTAGGAGCAGTTACGCAGCAACATAAATGAGATTTGAAAACAACTAATTTCACTTCTCTACACTTGCTCCAGTAGTATTCCCAGCAGCTCAGACCCCACAATTTTTCACTATAATTTCAGAACACAAACAAGATGGATAATCCCAAATAACTTTACTCTAACATATTAACAAGTGACtagtaatttgaaaattatCTACCTTctttgtgttctcaaatgttaTTGAAAACTGTTGGGTTGTTGTGGCCTGATCTGCTGAGAATACCACTGAGATAAATTTAGAGAAGTAAAGTTTTCCCCCGCAACACCATTGTTGTTGCCAGGGAAACACTTTGTTTTATTCACTCATCCTCCTCACAACAACATTGCACTGGTGACACAAGAACTCAATAATCTTATCATACATACGTCTGGGTAGGCCTTTTTGATAGGCAACATGGCTTTGAATGTGTATTCCTTGTTGGGCTTTAATGGGCATTCAAGTCCATGCTCTTTACAGCCATTAGGTTGAGGAATGGGGAATGGGACAGGTATAACTATGATACCATGAACAACAACTTTGGCGCTTGTTACAACTTCCGCTGCAAGCCAAAGATGATGACATCATTAAGTGCTCATGACTGAAAATCATTTTAGTCTGACCTTAAGGAATATAAGATGGCTTCCATAGTTTCACACAATATTAGTGTAATGTTCGTCATGTTTAGATTTTGGCATACTGTAACTGGTCTCTTGTGGACATACAATAGGATGTTTCCTTTATTGTATGGATAGTGTTTACCAGCTTTGAGGTTGAGGGTTACATAAAGGAAATTGACCTTTGCAATATTGGCTTTTACTGTAATAATTAATCTACAAATCATTGTCCCAAAAGATATTGCAAAGTTCTTTTCTGATCTTTTCAATCTCCTGTGGTTTTTCATAATTTGAAGGCTGACAACCCATTGTATCGAAAGAGGCCAATATTGCCACCATCTTTCTCAGTAAGGCAGAATAAAAGGGTGGTCAGCCTTCAATAGAAGATGGCAGGAGATTGAAaagatcaaaaaagaactttgcaaCATCTTTCGGAACAATGATTTGAAGATCACAGTTGAGAGGCCTTTCAAGGGAGGTTCTGGCATTGCTTTATCTTCCATTGTCCTGCCCACCTGTCGTCTATTTGGCTAGAGACAAATGAAACTGTGGTTTTTCGCTGCAATACGATTATTGCCCCTATCGCTATttcaataaaatataaaaatgtttGCTAAACATGCATTATTTTTGTGTTGtgtaattttgtttaatttaaagAGGAAGTGCCTGTAAAAAC
This genomic window from Acropora muricata isolate sample 2 chromosome 2, ASM3666990v1, whole genome shotgun sequence contains:
- the LOC136896653 gene encoding NPC intracellular cholesterol transporter 2-like, translating into MFKMKRPCVLVLLTLLNLSFVLGKSVHFLDCGSKKSSISQVTITPCQAEPCQLKKGLNESIEVIFKPTEVVTSAKVVVHGIIVIPVPFPIPQPNGCKEHGLECPLKPNKEYTFKAMLPIKKAYPDLKLQVKCELLDQNGIPIFCFKLPVQIVG